Proteins encoded together in one Tripterygium wilfordii isolate XIE 37 chromosome 14, ASM1340144v1, whole genome shotgun sequence window:
- the LOC120015398 gene encoding cyclin-dependent kinase inhibitor 1-like isoform X1 produces MVRKCWGITEISVMEVAQVGVRTRAQALAMAAATSSASNKRRKANDGEIQISTSYFQLGSTTSEGLVIKPENSASSAPERNSSIPAVADVRCGSPSSDHTSVSCCSSNGSSKRFKSVDPEDERSEVEISTTYYSCAESRETTPTPTSELQEESGDLDSTAKPYEADSRPRSAVEKKPSRARKMPPESELEEFFAEAEKKLKQEFTEKYNFDVEKEEPLVGRYEWVRVDK; encoded by the exons ATGGTAAGGAAGTGTTGGGGAATTACAGAGATTTCAGTGATGGAGGTAGCTCAGGTCGGCGTTCGAACACGAGCTCAAGCTCTAGCCATGGCGGCTGCCACCAGCTCAGCATCAAATAAACGAAGGAAGGCCAACGATGGAGAAATTCAGATATCGACTTCCTATTTTCAGCTCGGCAGTACTACTAGCGAAGGATTAGTCATTAAGCCGGAGAATTCAGCTTCGTCTGCGCCGGAGCGAAATTCTAGCATTCCAGCGGTGGCAGATGTTAGGTGCGGGAGCCCTAGCTCTGATCATACATCGGTTTCTTGTTGTTCGAGTAACGGATCGAGCAAGAGATTTAAATCCGTGGATCCGGAG GACGAGAGATCAGAAGTTGAAATATCCACGACGTATTACAGCTGCGCAGAAAG CAGAGAGACGACACCGACTCCAACGAGTGAGCTTCAAGAAGAATCAGGCGACCTGGATTCTACAGCTAAGCCATACGAGGCGGATTCTCGCCCCAGATCAGCGGTGGAGAAGAAGCCGTCAAGGGCGAGGAAGATGCCACCGGAGTCCGAGCTGGAAGAATTCTTCGCAGAAGCGGAGAAGAAACTAAAACAAGAATTCACCGAGAA GTATAACTTCGACGTCGAGAAGGAGGAGCCCTTGGTAGGACGTTATGAGTGGGTTAGAGTAGACAAATGA
- the LOC120015398 gene encoding cyclin-dependent kinase inhibitor 1-like isoform X2, producing the protein MVRKCWGITEISVMEVAQVGVRTRAQALAMAAATSSASNKRRKANDGEIQISTSYFQLGSTTSEGLVIKPENSASSAPERNSSIPAVADVRCGSPSSDHTSVSCCSSNGSSKRFKSVDPEDERSEVEISTTYYSCAERETTPTPTSELQEESGDLDSTAKPYEADSRPRSAVEKKPSRARKMPPESELEEFFAEAEKKLKQEFTEKYNFDVEKEEPLVGRYEWVRVDK; encoded by the exons ATGGTAAGGAAGTGTTGGGGAATTACAGAGATTTCAGTGATGGAGGTAGCTCAGGTCGGCGTTCGAACACGAGCTCAAGCTCTAGCCATGGCGGCTGCCACCAGCTCAGCATCAAATAAACGAAGGAAGGCCAACGATGGAGAAATTCAGATATCGACTTCCTATTTTCAGCTCGGCAGTACTACTAGCGAAGGATTAGTCATTAAGCCGGAGAATTCAGCTTCGTCTGCGCCGGAGCGAAATTCTAGCATTCCAGCGGTGGCAGATGTTAGGTGCGGGAGCCCTAGCTCTGATCATACATCGGTTTCTTGTTGTTCGAGTAACGGATCGAGCAAGAGATTTAAATCCGTGGATCCGGAG GACGAGAGATCAGAAGTTGAAATATCCACGACGTATTACAGCTGCGCAGAAAG AGAGACGACACCGACTCCAACGAGTGAGCTTCAAGAAGAATCAGGCGACCTGGATTCTACAGCTAAGCCATACGAGGCGGATTCTCGCCCCAGATCAGCGGTGGAGAAGAAGCCGTCAAGGGCGAGGAAGATGCCACCGGAGTCCGAGCTGGAAGAATTCTTCGCAGAAGCGGAGAAGAAACTAAAACAAGAATTCACCGAGAA GTATAACTTCGACGTCGAGAAGGAGGAGCCCTTGGTAGGACGTTATGAGTGGGTTAGAGTAGACAAATGA
- the LOC120014735 gene encoding uncharacterized membrane protein At3g27390, which translates to MIISLMGNSNNLQDCLNLLYVVFAFCSALFLGGLKAVTVGPIAGLILIIGNVGIILGLFPAHVYWTVYTLVKTNGFDEPLKVAILLALPALFGIWLGLSIAGSVLVGVGYGFFTPWVSAFEAFRHDDESKRFIHCIVDGTWETVKGSCTVVRDFADICYSSYPQYLKELRESPASNELQPLRLVHVPGCIMIGIMGLIVDVPLYTAIAVVKSPYMLFKGWFRLIHDLLSREGPFLETACIPIAGLTILLWPIVVVGSIIVAIFSSVFIGLYGSVIVYQERSFRRGFAYVITMVAEFDEYTNDWLYLREGTVLPRPRYRKKKVSGSSEFSVEGKHSAGSRTGSASAEAPAMLMPSLAHSRSVREAIQEVKMVQIWESMMSTCEMRGKELLDTSVITPADLYEWLKAKDGNDSAIVGVGLPCYSLFQTLLYSIKVSSNGLLLLDAVEVTYFNRPKDKLLDWFFNPVMVLKEQIRAIKLGDDEVRFLEKVILFGSNTRRMEGWDNGSLLPQDPLRAAQIQGISRRMIGMVRSVSKLPTYRRRFRQVVKTIISYSVEKEVPHRSSSMRSVASIESV; encoded by the exons ATGATAATCTCTCTTATGGGCAATTCAAACAATCTGCAAGACTGTTTGAATCTCCTCTATGTGGTGTTCGCCTTCTGCTCTGCTCTCTTTCTGGGTGGCCTTAAAG CTGTGACTGTAGGTCCCATTGCCGGGCTGATACTGATAATAGGGAATGTTGGAATCATTCTTGGGTTGTTTCCTGCTCATGTCTATTGGACAGTCTACACCCTTGTAAA GACTAATGGATTTGATGAACCACTTAAAGTTGCAATCCTTCTTGCCTTGCCTGCTTTATTTGGAATTTGGTTGGGTTTAAGCATTGCTGGGAGCGTTCTTGTGGGAGTTGGTTATGGATTCTTCACTCCTTGGGTTTCTGCTTTTGAGGCCTTTAGACATGATGATGAATCAAAGAGATTCATCCACTGTATTGTG GATGGAACATGGGAGACAGTTAAAGGAAGTTGCACTGTAGTGAGGGACTTTGCAGATATATGTTATAGTTCATACCCTCAATACTTAAAGGAGCTACGTGAGTCCCCTGCTTCTAATGAGCTCCAACCTCTCAG GTTAGTTCATGTGCCTGGTTGCATCATGATTGGAATAATGGGACTAATTGTGGATGTTCCTCTTTATACTGCAATTGCTGTGGTTAAGAGTCCATATATGCTATTCAAGGGTTGGTTTCGCCTGATACATGATCTGCTTAGCCGAGAAGGTCCATTCCTTGAGACGGCTTGCATCCCAATTGCTGGTTTGACAATTCTCTTATGGCCAATTGTTGTTGTTGGGAGCATCATAGTGGCTATATTCTCCAGCGTCTTCATCGGATTGTATGGATCAGTTATAGTCTATCAG GAGAGATCTTTCCGGAGAGGCTTTGCATATGTTATTACAATGGTTGCAGAATTTGATGAATATACAAATGACTGGCTCTATTTAAGAGAGGGGACTGTCCTTCCTAG GCCTCGCTATCGAAAGAAAAAGGTCTCTGGATCATCTGAGTTTTCAGTTGAAGGAAAACATAGTGCTGGAAGCAGAACCGGTTCTGCTTCTGCTGAAGCACCTGCAATGCTCATGCCAAGCTTAGCTCACTCGAGATCAGTTAGAGAGGCAATACAAGAAGTGAAAATGGTGCAG ATATGGGAAAGTATGATGAGCACCTGTGAGATGAGGGGCAAGGAACTATTGGACACCAGTGTAATAACACCTGCTGACCTCTATGAATGGTTAAAAGCGAAAGATGGCAACGATTCAGCGATTGTAGGAGTTGGGTTACCTTGTTATTCACTCTTTCAGACACTCCTCTACTCCATCAAAGTTTCTTCTAATGGTTTGCTGCTACTTGATGCTGTTGAAGTAACTTACTTCAACAGACCGAAAGACAAACTGCTGGACTGGTTTTTTAATCCGGTAATGGTCCTAAAGGAACAGATTCGGGCAATAAAATTGGGAGACGACGAGGTAAGATTCTTGGAGAAAGTGATTCTCTTTGGCAGCAACACACGGCGCATGGAGGGTTGGGACAATGGAAGTTTATTACCTCAAGATCCTCTTAGAGCTGCACAAATCCAGGGTATCAGtagaag GATGATTGGCATGGTTAGAAGTGTATCGAAGCTCCCGACATATCGGAGGAGGTTTCGCCAAGTTGTGAAGACTATAATCTCATACTCCGTGGAGAAGGAGGTTCCACACAGATCCAGTTCCATGAGATCAGTTGCCTCCATTGAGAGTGTGTAG